The segment GCGGCCTGCCGCGGATCGAATAGGATTGCTTTGATCACCCGGGCCGCCGACGGGACGTCGAACGAATCGAACGGCACGTCCATCCCCACGATCGTCTGATGCTGCTGCATCAGCAGCACGGGGGAGAGGAAGACCGCGCCCTGCGGCTGGGTTATGGTTAACCGGTTTCCGCGCAGGTCGCGAGCTTCGACGTAGACGACGCTGCGCGGCTGCGTGCGCAGCACGAAGCTGCCGGCGTTGCGCCGCCGTGACCCGATCTGCAGCGGCGCCTGAACCGGCCGTTCCAGCGTCACCGCCGTCGGGTCCCCGTTGACGAGGGGAAACCAAAGCGTCCCGAGCGACTCGACGCGGACGCGCTGACCCGGAGCGCCGATAACGTCTCGATTATCCGGCGCGAAGAGGCCGTTGGCCACGCCCGCCACGCCGACGACGATCGCGCCGGCCGCGACGGCAGCCGTCGCCCAGCGCGAGCGCAGTCTCTTTGCTCGGTTGAAGACGCCCCGCGCCGAGACCGCCGCAACGACCAGCACTGCGGCGAGCCCGACGTTGTACCATCCGCTGTGATAAACCGGCTCTCCGGGGAGCAGCAACTCGAGGCAGACCGCCGCGCCGGCGATCAGCGCCGCCGAGATGAAACGCGTCAATTCGAGTGCGTTGCCGCAGCGACGGCGGCGCGCATCTGATCGAGCGTCAGTGCGCCGTCGAACCCTCGCACGACGACCCCTCGGCGATCGACGATCACCGTCGTCGGCAGACCGAGCGCGGTATACGTTCGGCCGTATTGCTCGGCCGAGTCGATCCAGATCGGAAAGCGAATTCGCAGCGAAGCGGCGAACGCGCGCGCTCTCTGCGGCGACTCCCCTTCGTTGATCCCGACGACCGCGATACCGCGCGATCCGTACGCGTCGGCGAGCCTTTGGAGATCCGGCATCTCCGCTCGGCACGGCGGACACCAGGACGCCCAGAGATTCATGACGACGATCGAGCCGCGATACTGCGTGAGCGAAACGCGCTGCCCGAGATCGTCGCGCAGCGTGAAGACCGGCGCCGGACGCCCGGCGGCACTGCTCGGCCCGTTCACGTTTGCCGGCTGCGAAAAGAAGTACGGCGCGGCGACCGCGGCCGACGCCGCCAGCACCACGAAGACGCCGGCCCACGGAAGATAACGCTGCACTGCACCGGCCCCTTCCGGATTGTAAAGCGAGGAGCCCTGCTTTCACGCACGAAACGGCGACGGCGTGCCTGCTACAATTCTCGACGGACGCGCACTGGCGGCGGAGCTTCGGACGGAGCTCGTCGAGCGAACCGGCGCGCTGCTCGAGCGTGGAATATCGCCGAGGCTCGCGATCGTCTTCGTCGGGGAGAACGAGTCGAGCCTCGCCTACGTGCGCAATCTCGCGCGGACCGGCGAGCGCTCCGGCATCGGTATCGAGGTGCGTCATCTTCCCGAGAAGGCGTCGACCCGCGACGTGCGCGAGACGCTCGAAGAGCTTCGCGACGATCCGGCCACGCACGGAGTGATGCTGCAGCAGCCGCTCCCAGCGCATCTCGCAATCCGTGAGATCGCCGATGCGATTCCGGCCCATAAAGACGTCGACGGCACGCATCCCACCAACCAAGGCCACCTGGCCTTCGGCAGCGGAACGGAATACGTCCCGGCGACGCCGGCCGCGGTAATGCTGTTGTTGGAACGCAGCCCGCACTGGCCGCTGCGCGGGCGGCGCGCGGCGATGATCGGCCGTTCGATCGTCGTTGGTGCACCGGTCGCAATGCTGATGCTCGCACAGGATGCTACCGTAACGGTTTTGCACAAAGATTCGGCGTCGCTGCAGCCGTACGTCAGCCTTGCCGAAATCGTCGTGGTCGCAGCCGGCGCGCCGGGATTGATTCGCGGAGAAGATCTCATGCCGGGAGCGACGGTCATCGACGTCGGCACGACGCTCGTCGACGGCATCCTTCGCGGCGACGTCGACTTCGAGAGCGCGGTCGAGGTTGCCGGCGCGATCACTCCGGTACCCGGCGGAGTCGGCCCCGTAACGAACGTTGCGCTGCTCCGCAACGTGGTCAAGGCAGCCGAATATGCGGCTGCAGGTCGCTAGTTCCGGGGCGCCAAAGCGGCCTGGGTGAAGCCGACGCCGCACGAACTCGATGCGATGCAAGCCCAGCCGCATCCGCTGCTGCTCGAGCTCGAGCAGCACGCGCGCAAAAACGGCGTACCGGTCGTGTCGCGACAGACGGGGCGTCTGCTCTCGCTGCTCGTCACGGCGATGCAGGCGAGCCGCATCCTCGAAATCGGGACGGGCTACGGATATGCGACGCTCTGGATGGCGCTGGCGCAGCCGCGGATGGGCAAGATATGGACGATCGATCCAAGCGCCGCGCACACCGACGTGGCGCGCTCCTACTTCGGCCGCGCCGAGGAGGACGACTACATCGAGGTCTTCAATACGCCGGCGCTGGAACTGCTCGAAAACTTCCCGCATCGCAACCTGGATATCGCCTTCATCTCCGCGCACGAAACGAGCTACGAACGCTATCTCGAACTCGTAATCCCGACGCTGAAACTCTCGGGCCTCGTCATGTTCCACCACGCCGCCGCAGCGCAGCGCGAATTCCGCGAAACCTTTCTCGCCCGGCCCGACCTCGACGCGATGATTCTCGCGCTCGACGACGACGCGATCGCCATCGGCGCGCGCCGTCAATGAGCGATTCGACCTCGTTCAGGCACGCGATGCGGCACGTGCCCACCGGCGTGACGGTGGTGACGAGCCTGAAGGACGGCGAGCCTCGCGGGATCACCGTCAACGCGTTCGCCAGCGTCTCGCTCGAGCCGCCCTCGCTCTCGATCTGCATCAATCGCGAGGCGCGCAGCTACCTCTTTATCTCAACTTCGCGGATCTTCTGCGTGAACGTGCTGGCGGGCGATCAGCGGGCGCTCGCCGAGCGCTTTTCCGGCAAGGTACGCGAGCGCCAGTTCGTCGACGTCGACTACGAAGTCGAAGCGACCGGCGCTCCGGTCATCCCCGGCTGCATCGCGCACTTCGATTGCGAGGTGGCGCACGAGTTTCACTTCGGATCGCACTCGATCCTGATCGGGCACGTGCTCTCGTGCAGCGCCCGTGCAGGCTCGCCGCTGGGATACTTCAACGGCGGCTTCCACGACTTTCACATCCAGGTGGATTAGAGAGCACCGATGCTGCGTCGCGAGACCTTCGCCGTCGGCCCGCTGGCCTGCAATTGCACGATCCTCGCCGACGACCGCAGCGGTGAGGCGATCGTGGTCGACGGCGGCGACGGCGTCGATGAAGTGGACGCCTATCTGCGCGAACGAAACTGGCGAGCCACGCGGCTCGTCCACACGCACGCGCATATCGATCACATTGGAGATCTCGAACGGCTGCGCGAGCTCACGAACGGCCGCGGGCTTCTGCATCCCGCCGACCTCCCGCTCTACCAGTCGCTGGCAATGCAGGCGCGTTGGCTCGGCCTCCCGCATGCGCCGCGCGTCGTCCCGCTCGACGGCGATCTGCTCGACGGCGACACGTTCGAACTCGGCGAAGCGCACATCGCGGTTCTGCACACCCCGGGGCACACACCCGGAAGCGTCTGCTTCGCGGCCGGCGACGGCTCTGAGACGATCTTGCTGACCGGCGATACGCTCTTCGCCGGGTCGATCGGCCGCTGGGACCTCGGCGGCACCTCGATGGCCGACATTGTCAGCTCGATTCAGCGCAAGTTGATGGATTTTCCCGACGCGACGCCGGTCGTTCCCGGGCACGGGCCCTTCACGACGATCGGCACCGAGCGCCGCTCGAATCCCTACCTCCGTGCCTGAACGCAAGCGCCGCCTCTTCATCGGCATCGAGCTCGACGACGACGCGCGGGCGCGCTGCGAGGCGGTCGCCGATGCGCTGAGCGCGACCGGATTCGCCGCCCGCTTCGAAGCCCCGGAGAAGCTGCACGTCACGCTCGCCTTTCTGGGGAACGTGGAGGCGGCGCACTACGCCGCGATCGACGCGGCGCTTGGCGAGAGCGCCAAGCGCTGCGCACCGTTTACCCTCCACCTGGATAAAGCCGGCGCCTTTCCCAACGAGCGGCGTCCGCGCGTCGTCTACGTCGGGGCGCGCGAGCAGGGCGAAGCGTACCGTCATCTCGCCGCAGCCGTTCAAGGCGCCTACGCGGCGCTGGGCTTCACGTTCGAAGAAGATCCGGTCGCGCACGTCACGATCGCACGCGTAAAAGAAGCGTCGCGCCCGCTTCCGCTCATCGAGGTGACCCCGTTCACGCTCGAAGTGCGAACGATCTCACTCTTCGAATCGATCTTCGACGCCAAGGCAAACACCTCGCGCTACGAAGTTCCGCACCGCGCCCCGCTGCTCGCCGTGTCATCCTGAGCGCAACACACGCCGTGTCATCCTGAGCCTGTCGAAGGACGGTCGAAGGACGGGGGGCGTTAGCGCAGTTTGATGAGGAGCTTGGCCTCGCCGTTTCCGTTCGTCGACGCGACGGGCGCGTGCGCCGGCTCCGCCGCAGGAGCATCGGCCGGGCGCGGCATCGATCCGAAATCGGGCACGCTTCCGGCGCCGACTTTCGAGCGGTAGTCGTCGAGCGCGACGTGCAGCGCCTCGAGCGCGCGTTCGGGGTAATCTTTCTTCTTCTCGGGATAGCCGTCGAGCAGGCCCTCAACCTCGGCGGCACTGATCGCCGCTGCTTCGTCGATCGTTTTGCCCTTTGCGAGCTCGACAACGAGACTGCACGTCGCCGTTCCGAAACCGCAGCCGGTCGTGAAATACGAGATGTCCTCGATGACGGCGCCCGGCCCGACCTTCAAAAAGAAGTTGTACATGTCGCCGCAGGAGTCGCTGAAGTACTCGCCGCTCGCCGTCGGCTTCTCCATCGTGCGAAAGCCGGTGCGCTCTTCGACCAACCGCTGAAATTTCGGAAAATCCATGAATCCAATAACTCCTAAGATACCGGCGTGGTTGCCCGCTCCGGGTGCATTTCGAAACGGCACTCTTTCCCGCCGTGCGCGAGCGACTCGGTCTGCTCGTGCCGGCCGCCGATCGTCTCGTCGATGACGTGGTGAATGACCTGGCAGACCTCCGGATGCTCTTTGGCGGCGTTAGAGTACGGACACGAGTGTTCGTGCAGCACGAAGCCGTCGTCGATCAGACTGTACTCGGCGACGACGCCGCTCTTGCGCAGCATCTCGGTGAGCTGGGCAACTCGCTCTTGCGGTTCGTCCGAGGTAACGCTGAGGCGGGCCCGCGCGACGGCGCGTTCGGAGAGGCCGTCGAAGATCTGCTTGACCGCCGGCGGACCGAATTGATCGCGCACCTCTCGCAATACCGCCGAGAGCATTTTGTCGTAGGCCTGAGGGAAGAGCCGGTCGGCTTCGGGTGTCAGCGAAAACTCGTAGGTGGGCTTGGTCGGGCCGCGCCGGACGGAGGTTTCGGCGACCAGACCGTCGCGCTCCAGGACCATCAGCTGCTGGCGAACCGCGTTGGGCGAGAGCCCGAAGACGTGCGCCAGGTCGGCCGCCGAGGCGGAGCCTCGCCGCCGCAGCTCGCTGACGATCTTTCCCCGAGTCGTCTGGAAGAAGCGGTCCTGGTGCATCTTTGGCGCTATCCTAGCATGAAACGTCGCAGATAGTAAAGTTTTTCCTTGACTTTCTAAGAGAGCCTCGGCTACGATAATTTCTATGTCCGACCAAGGCCTTCATATCAGGAATCTGCGCTCCACCATCGCCGGCAAAGAGATCCTCAAAGGAATCGACCTCTCGGTCGAGGCCGGCCGCGTGCACGCGCTGATGGGACCCAACGGCAGCGGCAAGTCGACGCTTGCTTTCTCGCTCACCGGCCACCCCCAGTACGAGGTGACCGGCAGCGTCGAGCTGGATGGCGAGGATATCCTCGCGCTCTCGCCCGACAAACGGGGGCGCGCGGGCCTTTTCCTTTCGTTTCAGTATCCCGCCGCGATCCCGGGCGTCAAAGTCGCCAACTTCCTGCACGCGGCTCGGCAAGCCGAGCGCCCCGGCGATCTTCCGCCGGCGAAGTTTCGCGCGCTTCTCTTGGAAAAGATGGATCAGCTCGGCATCGATCCGTCCTTCATGGGGCGCTATCTGAACGACGGCTTCTCCGGCGGTGAAAAGAAGCGGCTCGAGATGCTGCAGCTCGCCGTCTTGGCGCCGAAATACGCGATCCTCGACGAAACCGATTCCGGCCTGGACATCGACGCACTCAAAGACGTCGGCGCGTCGATCGCTGCGCTGCGTGCGAGCGAGGAAGGGCGCAAAGCGGGCTTCCTTATCATCACGCACTACCCGCGAATCCTGCAGTACGTCGTTCCCGACGTCGTGCACGTCATGATCGACGGACGCATCGTCAAGAGCGGCGACGCGGATCTCGCGCAGCGCGTCGAGCGCGAGGGTTACGATAAGCTCCGCGAGGAGGCCGAGGCTCTTGCCTAACGTTGCCGTCGCGACGGCCGAGACTTCCCCGCTCTTCGGCCGCCTGGCAACGCTTCCCAACGAACCGCTTACCAACGAGCAGCGGCGCGCTGCCCTCGAACGCTTTCTGGCGCTTCCGAGCGGGCGCGAACGCGCGGGCCGTTTCTGGCGAATCGATTTCGAAACGCTCGTCCCCGATATCGCGCGGCTCGATCTCAATCCCGCGATCGTTTCCGTCGAGAATCCCAATCCCGCCGTCGTCGTCTACGATCTCGCAACGGCGGCGCGCGAGTGCCCGCAACTGCTTGCTCGTGCCTTCGGAGCGACCGGAATCCATGCGACGAAGTTCGGCGCACTGACCGCTGCCTTCGCGCACGTCGGCTGCTTTATCCACGTACCCGCCGATCGTGCCTGCGACCATCCGGTCGTGGTTCGTTACGCCGGCGGCGACGCGACCGTCTTCCCTTCGACCGTCGTGCTCGTCGAGCGCGGTGCGCGCGTCACGATCGTCGAACGCATCGAGGCCGATGCGGGCGCGTTCGTCTGCGGCGCGACCGAGATCGTCACCGAAGAGCACGCCGACGTTTCTTTTGCCGCGCTTCAGCAGGCCGCAGCCGCGCGCGTCGTCTGGAATCGCACGGCGCGTCCGGGCAAAGACGCGAAGATGGCCTGGGCCGACGCCGAACTCGGTGCCGATCTTGCGGCGGGCGATCTTACGGTTTCAATCGAGCAGACGGGAATCGCCGCAGAGATCGCGGCTATCTTCTTCCCCCGCGGCTCGCAGCACGTCGACGTTATCAGCTCGGTCGAGCATCGGGCCGGCGAAGCGAGCTCGAATACCCTCGTCAAATCCGCGGCTCGCGAGCGTGGTCAGGCTCGGTTTCTCGGCAACATCCGCATCGCCGCGCACGCGCAGGGCAGCGACGCGCGCCTGCGCGATGACGCGCTGCTGCTCTCGCCCACGGCGCACATCGATTCGGTTCCCGCGCTCGAGATCGGCGCAAACGACGTCAAGGCCTATCACGGTGCGACGGTCGGCGCGATGGACTCCGAGCAAATCTTTTACATGGAGAGCCGCGGCATCGAACGCTCCGCCGCGGAACGCATGATCGCGCTGGGCTTTTTCGAGCCCGCGCTCGAGCGTTTCCCGACGGCCTCGCTGCGCGACGAGCTCCGTGAGGCTTTGGCGGCAAAGCTCTCGTGACGCAGACCTTACGCGTAGACCCGAAGGTCGAGCGCATCATCGCGGATTTCCCGATTCTCGCGCGGCCGACGTCGCGCGGAAAACGGCTGGTCTACCTCGACTCGGCCGCCACCTCGCAGAAGCCGCGGGCCGTCATCCAAGCCCTCGTCGACTACTACGAGCAGTACAACGCGAACATTCATCGCGGCGTCTACGAGATCGCGGAGCGGGCGACCGAAGCCTACGAGCAAGCGCGAGTCAAAGTCGCGCGCTTCATCGGCGCTCGCACGCCCGAGGTCGTCTGGGTCCGCAACACGACCGAGGCGGTTAACCTCGTCAGCTACTCTTGGGCGACGCACAACGTCGGTAAGGGCGACGCGATTCTGCTCAGCGAGCTGGAGCACCATTCGGATCTCGTGCCGTGGCAGCTCCTCGCCGAGCGAAACGGCGCAGAGCTTCGTTTTATTCCCGTTGACGAACGCGGCATTCACGTGCTCGACGACCTCGATCGGCTCCTCGACGGCTGCAAGCTCGTCGCCGTCTCGCACGTCAGCAACACGCTGGGCACGATCGCGCCGCTAGAGAAGATCGTTCCGCGGGCGCACGCCGCGGGC is part of the Candidatus Cybelea sp. genome and harbors:
- a CDS encoding class I SAM-dependent methyltransferase, with the translated sequence MKPTPHELDAMQAQPHPLLLELEQHARKNGVPVVSRQTGRLLSLLVTAMQASRILEIGTGYGYATLWMALAQPRMGKIWTIDPSAAHTDVARSYFGRAEEDDYIEVFNTPALELLENFPHRNLDIAFISAHETSYERYLELVIPTLKLSGLVMFHHAAAAQREFRETFLARPDLDAMILALDDDAIAIGARRQ
- the sufC gene encoding Fe-S cluster assembly ATPase SufC, giving the protein MSDQGLHIRNLRSTIAGKEILKGIDLSVEAGRVHALMGPNGSGKSTLAFSLTGHPQYEVTGSVELDGEDILALSPDKRGRAGLFLSFQYPAAIPGVKVANFLHAARQAERPGDLPPAKFRALLLEKMDQLGIDPSFMGRYLNDGFSGGEKKRLEMLQLAVLAPKYAILDETDSGLDIDALKDVGASIAALRASEEGRKAGFLIITHYPRILQYVVPDVVHVMIDGRIVKSGDADLAQRVEREGYDKLREEAEALA
- a CDS encoding MBL fold metallo-hydrolase, whose amino-acid sequence is MLRRETFAVGPLACNCTILADDRSGEAIVVDGGDGVDEVDAYLRERNWRATRLVHTHAHIDHIGDLERLRELTNGRGLLHPADLPLYQSLAMQARWLGLPHAPRVVPLDGDLLDGDTFELGEAHIAVLHTPGHTPGSVCFAAGDGSETILLTGDTLFAGSIGRWDLGGTSMADIVSSIQRKLMDFPDATPVVPGHGPFTTIGTERRSNPYLRA
- the sufD gene encoding Fe-S cluster assembly protein SufD, coding for MPNVAVATAETSPLFGRLATLPNEPLTNEQRRAALERFLALPSGRERAGRFWRIDFETLVPDIARLDLNPAIVSVENPNPAVVVYDLATAARECPQLLARAFGATGIHATKFGALTAAFAHVGCFIHVPADRACDHPVVVRYAGGDATVFPSTVVLVERGARVTIVERIEADAGAFVCGATEIVTEEHADVSFAALQQAAAARVVWNRTARPGKDAKMAWADAELGADLAAGDLTVSIEQTGIAAEIAAIFFPRGSQHVDVISSVEHRAGEASSNTLVKSAARERGQARFLGNIRIAAHAQGSDARLRDDALLLSPTAHIDSVPALEIGANDVKAYHGATVGAMDSEQIFYMESRGIERSAAERMIALGFFEPALERFPTASLRDELREALAAKLS
- a CDS encoding bifunctional 5,10-methylenetetrahydrofolate dehydrogenase/5,10-methenyltetrahydrofolate cyclohydrolase; its protein translation is MPATILDGRALAAELRTELVERTGALLERGISPRLAIVFVGENESSLAYVRNLARTGERSGIGIEVRHLPEKASTRDVRETLEELRDDPATHGVMLQQPLPAHLAIREIADAIPAHKDVDGTHPTNQGHLAFGSGTEYVPATPAAVMLLLERSPHWPLRGRRAAMIGRSIVVGAPVAMLMLAQDATVTVLHKDSASLQPYVSLAEIVVVAAGAPGLIRGEDLMPGATVIDVGTTLVDGILRGDVDFESAVEVAGAITPVPGGVGPVTNVALLRNVVKAAEYAAAGR
- the thpR gene encoding RNA 2',3'-cyclic phosphodiesterase, whose protein sequence is MPERKRRLFIGIELDDDARARCEAVADALSATGFAARFEAPEKLHVTLAFLGNVEAAHYAAIDAALGESAKRCAPFTLHLDKAGAFPNERRPRVVYVGAREQGEAYRHLAAAVQGAYAALGFTFEEDPVAHVTIARVKEASRPLPLIEVTPFTLEVRTISLFESIFDAKANTSRYEVPHRAPLLAVSS
- a CDS encoding TlpA disulfide reductase family protein, coding for MQRYLPWAGVFVVLAASAAVAAPYFFSQPANVNGPSSAAGRPAPVFTLRDDLGQRVSLTQYRGSIVVMNLWASWCPPCRAEMPDLQRLADAYGSRGIAVVGINEGESPQRARAFAASLRIRFPIWIDSAEQYGRTYTALGLPTTVIVDRRGVVVRGFDGALTLDQMRAAVAAATHSN
- a CDS encoding flavin reductase family protein — its product is MSDSTSFRHAMRHVPTGVTVVTSLKDGEPRGITVNAFASVSLEPPSLSICINREARSYLFISTSRIFCVNVLAGDQRALAERFSGKVRERQFVDVDYEVEATGAPVIPGCIAHFDCEVAHEFHFGSHSILIGHVLSCSARAGSPLGYFNGGFHDFHIQVD
- a CDS encoding winged helix-turn-helix transcriptional regulator, which translates into the protein MHQDRFFQTTRGKIVSELRRRGSASAADLAHVFGLSPNAVRQQLMVLERDGLVAETSVRRGPTKPTYEFSLTPEADRLFPQAYDKMLSAVLREVRDQFGPPAVKQIFDGLSERAVARARLSVTSDEPQERVAQLTEMLRKSGVVAEYSLIDDGFVLHEHSCPYSNAAKEHPEVCQVIHHVIDETIGGRHEQTESLAHGGKECRFEMHPERATTPVS
- a CDS encoding iron-sulfur cluster assembly scaffold protein; amino-acid sequence: MDFPKFQRLVEERTGFRTMEKPTASGEYFSDSCGDMYNFFLKVGPGAVIEDISYFTTGCGFGTATCSLVVELAKGKTIDEAAAISAAEVEGLLDGYPEKKKDYPERALEALHVALDDYRSKVGAGSVPDFGSMPRPADAPAAEPAHAPVASTNGNGEAKLLIKLR